Proteins found in one Pararge aegeria chromosome 12, ilParAegt1.1, whole genome shotgun sequence genomic segment:
- the LOC120628323 gene encoding methyl-CpG-binding domain protein 4-like — protein sequence MSHETDCISRFFDTEDNISMSPGRLSLSPFKTLESSQDMSQMSVGSESDLSLSKLTIEEPDPIQVPPFYNLTPRPMPQSPHYVIEEEFSGNPWAMLVATIFLTKTSGKTARPYMKSFFEEYPTPYNVLSETPTTLERFFESLGLRKRGQMIWKLSYQFVSAKWRRASDLCGIGKYGEDAYRIFCLGHTDVDPEDRYLKLYLDWLNGHTEFMKDNGVTDSEYVIEDPVLKYYRITLRNNV from the coding sequence ATGTCTCATGAAACAGACTGTATAAGCAGATTTTTCGACACCGAAGATAATATATCTATGAGTCCAGGGAGACTGTCATTATCGCCATTCAAAACATTAGAAAGTTCCCAGGACATGAGTCAAATGTCTGTAGGATCTGAATCTGATCTGAGCTTATCAAAACTTACAATTGAAGAACCAGATCCTATTCAAGTGCCACCATTTTACAACTTGACTCCACGGCCAATGCCTCAGTCGCCCCATTACGTAATCGAGGAAGAATTTTCTGGCAATCCCTGGGCGATGTTAGTGGCGACAATTTTTTTGACGAAAACTTCAGGCAAAACAGCAAGACCCTATATGAAATCTTTCTTCGAAGAATACCCAACTCCTTACAACGTGTTGAGTGAGACGCCTACAACTTTGGAAAGATTCTTTGAAAGTCTAGGGTTGAGGAAGCGAGGCCAAATGATATGGAAACTGAGTTATCAGTTCGTTTCTGCTAAATGGCGAAGGGCAAGTGATCTCTGCGGCATCGGGAAATACGGTGAAGACGCTTATAGGATTTTCTGCTTAGGACATACGGATGTAGACCCTGAGGACAGGTACCTAAAGTTGTATCTAGACTGGCTAAACGGACACACCGAGTTCATGAAAGACAATGGCGTGACGGATAGCGAATACGTAATCGAAGATCCGGTTTTGAAGTATTATAGAATTACGTTgcgaaataatgtttaa